The following proteins are encoded in a genomic region of Amyelois transitella isolate CPQ chromosome 14, ilAmyTran1.1, whole genome shotgun sequence:
- the LOC106129156 gene encoding protein turtle isoform X3, which produces MGWRAVHPPHIAAGLLLLLLGNLPVTCHQDHQDAVHITAILGESVVFNCQVDFPEDIPVPYVLQWEKKVGETGQDIPIYIWYESYPTHSGEGYEGRVSRVAPDSPYGAASLNLTNIRESDQGWYECKVVFLNRSPNQHKNGTWFHLDVHAPPRFSITPEDIIYVNLGDAIILNCQAEGTPTPEILWYKDANPVEPSGTVGIFNDGTELRISNIRPDDIGDYTCIARNGEGQVSHTARVIIAGGAVITMPPTNQTKLEGEKVQFSCEAKALPGNVTVKWFREGAPVAEVAALETRVTIQRDGALVINPVAADDSGQYLCEVSNGIGKPQSASAYLNVEYPAKVTFTPTVQYLPFRLAGVVQCYIKANPPLQYVTWTKDKRLLEPYQTKDIVIMNNGSLLFTRVNQNHQGRYTCTPYNAQGTQGSSGPMEVLVRKPPAFTVEPEPLYQRKVGESVEMHCEAQEAEGTQRPSVTWRRRDGLPLQKTRVRALGGNITIDTLRRQDFGIYQCVASNEVATIVADTQLVIEGTQPHAPYNVSGAATEFQVALRWQAGYAGGPDYKQDYTIWYREAGFSDWTKVPVTPSGATSVTINRLQPGTTYEFQVNSKNTIGEGMMSKAITIRTLGPKSGPPRNLTVTEVHNGFLITWQAPLERAPLVQYYTIKYRTDAQWKTLNRGQIRPEETSYLVKNLVGGRTYYFRVLANSATSYESSEEVKFPVPARVKHKAITAGVVGGILFFIVAIILSVCAVKICNKRKRRKQEKAYNMVAARLTDLRAAQSTQVPFKKFRERGISGIVQCLRFTANWVWPASRCGGAAQYWPAPAASPAPPASPAPSASPAPSPAPSSSDDGGFLPRLRAPLRPSAAPPLVRASSPALAVHWPPWPPWPPWAAAWTPWSPLHVSDLSSVPFPSSAESSFPTPPSPFRLRALRLEAAARGGRRRERAAPRHARPPPHEASPESRSSSSGFGSKNASSSQHNRSSRAGSLAEWRPPPYRPPPPAPAPRPASGDAGSVDVHYEWDRATRTPTPSTPERPRPRPSRDDVEARVRAMKEEFLEFRKRQALRRRSPEPLSAPPPLSQLPPLSQLPPLSQLPPLSQLPPLSLSSAPAETVC; this is translated from the exons ATGGGCTGGCGCGCCGTGCACCCGCCGCACATCGCCGCCGGCTTGCTGCTGCTACTGCTGGGGAACCTGCCAG TGACCTGCCACCAAGACCACCAGGATGCGGTGCACATCACGGCGATCCTCGGCGAGAGCGTCGTGTTCAACTGCCAGGTGGACTTTCCTGAGGACATCCCAGTGCCGTACGTGTTGCAGTGGGAGAAGAAGGTAGGCGAAACG GGACAGGATATTCCCATCTACATCTGGTACGAGAGCTACCCGACCCACAGCGGGGAGGGCTACGAGGGGAGGGTGTCGCGCGTCGCCCCGGACTCACCGTATGGCGCGGCCAGTCTCAACCTCACCAATATACGGGAGTCAGACCAG GGCTGGTACGAGTGTAAGGTGGTGTTCCTCAACCGGTCCCCCAACCAGCACAAGAACGGCACCTGGTTCCACCTGGACGTGCACGCGCCACCGAGGTTCTCCATCACACCGGAAGACATTATATACGTTAATTTAG GTGACGCCATAATCCTCAACTGCCAGGCAGAGGGCACTCCCACACCTGAAATCCTCTGGTACAAGGACGCGAACCCAGTCGAACCTTCAGGAACCGTGGGCATCTTCAACGATGGCACGGAACTGCGGATCAGTAACATCAGACCTGATGACATTGGAGACTATACATGCATCGCGAGAAATGGCGAGGGCCAGGTGTCGCATACAGCGCGGGTCATCATCGCCGGTGGAGCTGTCATCACC ATGCCTCCAACCAATCAAACCAAGCTAGAAGGGGAGAAAGTTCAGTTCTCCTGTGAAGCCAAGGCCCTACCCGGGAATGTGACAGTGAAGTGGTTCAGAGAGGGGGCTCCAGTGGCCGAGGTGGCAGCCCTGGAGACCAGGGTCACAATCCAGAGAGATGGCGCGCTGGTCATCAATCCTGTTGCGGCTGATGACTCAGGGCAGTACCTGTGTGAAGTCTCCAATGGGATCGGGAAACCACAGAGCGCTTCGGCCTATTTGAATGTTGAAT ACCCCGCCAAAGTGACGTTCACCCCAACCGTACAATACCTGCCGTTCCGCCTCGCTGGCGTCGTCCAGTGCTACATAAAGGCCAACCCTCCTCTTCAATATGTGACCTGGACTAAGGACAAGCGACTGCTGGAGCCGTACCAGACGAAGGACATCGTGATCATGAACAACGGCTCTCTTCTGTTTACCCGCGTCAATCAGAATCATCAG GGAAGGTACACGTGCACACCGTACAACGCTCAAGGCACGCAAGGATCTTCAGGCCCAATGGAAGTGCTGGTGAGGAAACCTCCAGCGTTCACCGTGGAACCGGAGCCTTTGTATCAGAGAAAG GTGGGCGAATCAGTAGAGATGCATTGCGAGGCACAAGAGGCGGAGGGCACGCAGCGGCCCAGCGTGACGTGGCGGCGGCGCGACGGGCTGCCGCTGCAGAAGACGCGCGTGCGGGCGCTCGGTGGGAACATCACCATAGACACGCTGCGGAGACAGGACTTCGGCATCTACCAGTGCGTCGCGTCCAATGAG GTGGCGACGATCGTGGCGGACACGCAGCTGGTGATCGAGGGCACGCAGCCGCACGCGCCCTACAACGTGTCGGGCGCCGCCACCGAGTTCCAGGTGGCGCTGCGCTGGCAGGCGGGCTACGCGGGCGGCCCGGACTACAAGCAGGACTACACCATCTGGTACCGCGAGGCCGGCTTCTCCGACTGGACCAAAGTGCCGGTCACGCCCTCGGGGGCCACTTCT GTCACCATAAACAGACTTCAACCCGGGACCACCTACGAGTTCCAGGTCAACAGTAAGAACACCATTGGAGAAGGCATGATGAGCAAAGCAATAACCATCAGAACTTTAg GTCCGAAGTCCGGCCCCCCGCGGAACCTGACGGTGACTGAGGTCCACAACGGCTTCCTCATCACGTGGCAGGCGCCGCTGGAGCGCGCGCCGCTGGTGCAGTACTACACCATCAAGTACCGCACCGACGCGCAGTGGAAGACCCTCAACCGGGGGCAGATACGGCCCGAGGAGACCAGCTATTTAG TCAAGAACCTAGTTGGCGGACGGACGTACTACTTCCGAGTGTTGGCCAACTCCGCGACCAGTTACGAGAGCTCCGAAGAGGTGAAGTTCCCGGTGCCGGCACGGGTCAAGCACAAAGCGATCACGGCCGGCGTGGTGGGAGGAATACTGTTCTTCATCGTCGCCATCATACTGTCTGTATGCGCGGTCAAGATCTGCAACAAAAGGAAGAGAAGAAAGCAGGAGAAAG CATACAACATGGTAGCCGCGCGCCTCACCGACCTTCGCGCCGCTCAAAGCACTCAAGTGCCTTTTAAGAA ATTTAGAGAACGCGGAATATCGGGTATAGTGCAGTGTTTGCGCTTCACCGCTAACTGGGTGTGGCCGGCGTCGCGctgcggcggcgcggcgcagTACTGGCCGGCGCCCGCCGCCTCCCCCGCGCCCCCCGCCTCCCCCGCGCCCTCCGCCTCGCCCGCGCCCTCGCCCGCGCCCTCCTCCTCCGACGACGGCGGCTTCCTGCCGCGCCTGCGCGCCCCGCTGCGGCCctccgccgcgccgccgctcGTGCGGGCCTCCTCGCCCGCCCTGGCCGTGCACTGGCCGCCCTGGCCGCCGTGGCCGCCCTGGGCCGCCGCCTGGACGCCCTGGTCGCCGCTGCACGTGTCCGACCTCAGCTCGGTGCCGTTCCCGAGCTCGGCGGAGAGCTCGTTCCCGACGCCGCCGTCGCCGTTCCGGCTGCGCGCGCTGCGGCTggaggcggcggcgcgcggtGGGCGGCGCCGCGAGCGGGCCGCGCCGCGCCacgcgcgcccgccgccgcacGAGGCCTCGCCCGAAAGCCGCAGCTCGTCCAGCGGGTTCGGCAGCAAGAACGCGTCGTCGTCGCAGCACAACCGCAGCAGCCGCGCGGGCAGCCTGGCGGAGTGGCGGCCGCCGCCCTACcggccgccgccgcccgcgccggcGCCGCGCCCGGCCTCCGGCGACGCGGGCTCGGTGGACGTGCACTACGAGTGGGACCGCGCCACGCGCACGCCCACGCCCTCCACCCCGGAGCGACCGCGGCCGCGCCCGTCGCGGGACGATGTCGAAGCCCGTGTGCGAGCCATGAAAGAGGAATTCTTGGAATTCCGCAAGCGGCAGGCGCTGCGCCGCCGCTCGCCGGAGCCGCTgtccgcgccgccgccgctgtCGCAGCTCCCGCCGCTGTCGCAATTGCCGCCGTTGTCCCAACTCCCGCCGCTGTCACAGTTGCCGCCGCTGTCGCTGTCGTCGGCGCCCGCGGAGACGGTGTGTTGA
- the LOC106129156 gene encoding protein turtle isoform X2, with protein MGWRAVHPPHIAAGLLLLLLGNLPVTCHQDHQDAVHITAILGESVVFNCQVDFPEDIPVPYVLQWEKKGQDIPIYIWYESYPTHSGEGYEGRVSRVAPDSPYGAASLNLTNIRESDQGWYECKVVFLNRSPNQHKNGTWFHLDVHAPPRFSITPEDIIYVNLGDAIILNCQAEGTPTPEILWYKDANPVEPSGTVGIFNDGTELRISNIRPDDIGDYTCIARNGEGQVSHTARVIIAGGAVITMPPTNQTKLEGEKVQFSCEAKALPGNVTVKWFREGAPVAEVAALETRVTIQRDGALVINPVAADDSGQYLCEVSNGIGKPQSASAYLNVEYPAKVTFTPTVQYLPFRLAGVVQCYIKANPPLQYVTWTKDKRLLEPYQTKDIVIMNNGSLLFTRVNQNHQGRYTCTPYNAQGTQGSSGPMEVLVRKPPAFTVEPEPLYQRKVGESVEMHCEAQEAEGTQRPSVTWRRRDGLPLQKTRVRALGGNITIDTLRRQDFGIYQCVASNEVATIVADTQLVIEGTQPHAPYNVSGAATEFQVALRWQAGYAGGPDYKQDYTIWYREAGFSDWTKVPVTPSGATSVTINRLQPGTTYEFQVNSKNTIGEGMMSKAITIRTLDVGAKPKAPPTPAGPVDEKIFQNAPEGSGPKSGPPRNLTVTEVHNGFLITWQAPLERAPLVQYYTIKYRTDAQWKTLNRGQIRPEETSYLVKNLVGGRTYYFRVLANSATSYESSEEVKFPVPARVKHKAITAGVVGGILFFIVAIILSVCAVKICNKRKRRKQEKAYNMVAARLTDLRAAQSTQVPFKKFRERGISGIVQCLRFTANWVWPASRCGGAAQYWPAPAASPAPPASPAPSASPAPSPAPSSSDDGGFLPRLRAPLRPSAAPPLVRASSPALAVHWPPWPPWPPWAAAWTPWSPLHVSDLSSVPFPSSAESSFPTPPSPFRLRALRLEAAARGGRRRERAAPRHARPPPHEASPESRSSSSGFGSKNASSSQHNRSSRAGSLAEWRPPPYRPPPPAPAPRPASGDAGSVDVHYEWDRATRTPTPSTPERPRPRPSRDDVEARVRAMKEEFLEFRKRQALRRRSPEPLSAPPPLSQLPPLSQLPPLSQLPPLSQLPPLSLSSAPAETVC; from the exons ATGGGCTGGCGCGCCGTGCACCCGCCGCACATCGCCGCCGGCTTGCTGCTGCTACTGCTGGGGAACCTGCCAG TGACCTGCCACCAAGACCACCAGGATGCGGTGCACATCACGGCGATCCTCGGCGAGAGCGTCGTGTTCAACTGCCAGGTGGACTTTCCTGAGGACATCCCAGTGCCGTACGTGTTGCAGTGGGAGAAGAAG GGACAGGATATTCCCATCTACATCTGGTACGAGAGCTACCCGACCCACAGCGGGGAGGGCTACGAGGGGAGGGTGTCGCGCGTCGCCCCGGACTCACCGTATGGCGCGGCCAGTCTCAACCTCACCAATATACGGGAGTCAGACCAG GGCTGGTACGAGTGTAAGGTGGTGTTCCTCAACCGGTCCCCCAACCAGCACAAGAACGGCACCTGGTTCCACCTGGACGTGCACGCGCCACCGAGGTTCTCCATCACACCGGAAGACATTATATACGTTAATTTAG GTGACGCCATAATCCTCAACTGCCAGGCAGAGGGCACTCCCACACCTGAAATCCTCTGGTACAAGGACGCGAACCCAGTCGAACCTTCAGGAACCGTGGGCATCTTCAACGATGGCACGGAACTGCGGATCAGTAACATCAGACCTGATGACATTGGAGACTATACATGCATCGCGAGAAATGGCGAGGGCCAGGTGTCGCATACAGCGCGGGTCATCATCGCCGGTGGAGCTGTCATCACC ATGCCTCCAACCAATCAAACCAAGCTAGAAGGGGAGAAAGTTCAGTTCTCCTGTGAAGCCAAGGCCCTACCCGGGAATGTGACAGTGAAGTGGTTCAGAGAGGGGGCTCCAGTGGCCGAGGTGGCAGCCCTGGAGACCAGGGTCACAATCCAGAGAGATGGCGCGCTGGTCATCAATCCTGTTGCGGCTGATGACTCAGGGCAGTACCTGTGTGAAGTCTCCAATGGGATCGGGAAACCACAGAGCGCTTCGGCCTATTTGAATGTTGAAT ACCCCGCCAAAGTGACGTTCACCCCAACCGTACAATACCTGCCGTTCCGCCTCGCTGGCGTCGTCCAGTGCTACATAAAGGCCAACCCTCCTCTTCAATATGTGACCTGGACTAAGGACAAGCGACTGCTGGAGCCGTACCAGACGAAGGACATCGTGATCATGAACAACGGCTCTCTTCTGTTTACCCGCGTCAATCAGAATCATCAG GGAAGGTACACGTGCACACCGTACAACGCTCAAGGCACGCAAGGATCTTCAGGCCCAATGGAAGTGCTGGTGAGGAAACCTCCAGCGTTCACCGTGGAACCGGAGCCTTTGTATCAGAGAAAG GTGGGCGAATCAGTAGAGATGCATTGCGAGGCACAAGAGGCGGAGGGCACGCAGCGGCCCAGCGTGACGTGGCGGCGGCGCGACGGGCTGCCGCTGCAGAAGACGCGCGTGCGGGCGCTCGGTGGGAACATCACCATAGACACGCTGCGGAGACAGGACTTCGGCATCTACCAGTGCGTCGCGTCCAATGAG GTGGCGACGATCGTGGCGGACACGCAGCTGGTGATCGAGGGCACGCAGCCGCACGCGCCCTACAACGTGTCGGGCGCCGCCACCGAGTTCCAGGTGGCGCTGCGCTGGCAGGCGGGCTACGCGGGCGGCCCGGACTACAAGCAGGACTACACCATCTGGTACCGCGAGGCCGGCTTCTCCGACTGGACCAAAGTGCCGGTCACGCCCTCGGGGGCCACTTCT GTCACCATAAACAGACTTCAACCCGGGACCACCTACGAGTTCCAGGTCAACAGTAAGAACACCATTGGAGAAGGCATGATGAGCAAAGCAATAACCATCAGAACTTTAg ATGTAGGCGCCAAGCCGAAAGCGCCACCGACCCCCGCGGGGCCCGTGGACGAAAAGATATTTCAGAACGCGCCTGAAGGCTCCG GTCCGAAGTCCGGCCCCCCGCGGAACCTGACGGTGACTGAGGTCCACAACGGCTTCCTCATCACGTGGCAGGCGCCGCTGGAGCGCGCGCCGCTGGTGCAGTACTACACCATCAAGTACCGCACCGACGCGCAGTGGAAGACCCTCAACCGGGGGCAGATACGGCCCGAGGAGACCAGCTATTTAG TCAAGAACCTAGTTGGCGGACGGACGTACTACTTCCGAGTGTTGGCCAACTCCGCGACCAGTTACGAGAGCTCCGAAGAGGTGAAGTTCCCGGTGCCGGCACGGGTCAAGCACAAAGCGATCACGGCCGGCGTGGTGGGAGGAATACTGTTCTTCATCGTCGCCATCATACTGTCTGTATGCGCGGTCAAGATCTGCAACAAAAGGAAGAGAAGAAAGCAGGAGAAAG CATACAACATGGTAGCCGCGCGCCTCACCGACCTTCGCGCCGCTCAAAGCACTCAAGTGCCTTTTAAGAA ATTTAGAGAACGCGGAATATCGGGTATAGTGCAGTGTTTGCGCTTCACCGCTAACTGGGTGTGGCCGGCGTCGCGctgcggcggcgcggcgcagTACTGGCCGGCGCCCGCCGCCTCCCCCGCGCCCCCCGCCTCCCCCGCGCCCTCCGCCTCGCCCGCGCCCTCGCCCGCGCCCTCCTCCTCCGACGACGGCGGCTTCCTGCCGCGCCTGCGCGCCCCGCTGCGGCCctccgccgcgccgccgctcGTGCGGGCCTCCTCGCCCGCCCTGGCCGTGCACTGGCCGCCCTGGCCGCCGTGGCCGCCCTGGGCCGCCGCCTGGACGCCCTGGTCGCCGCTGCACGTGTCCGACCTCAGCTCGGTGCCGTTCCCGAGCTCGGCGGAGAGCTCGTTCCCGACGCCGCCGTCGCCGTTCCGGCTGCGCGCGCTGCGGCTggaggcggcggcgcgcggtGGGCGGCGCCGCGAGCGGGCCGCGCCGCGCCacgcgcgcccgccgccgcacGAGGCCTCGCCCGAAAGCCGCAGCTCGTCCAGCGGGTTCGGCAGCAAGAACGCGTCGTCGTCGCAGCACAACCGCAGCAGCCGCGCGGGCAGCCTGGCGGAGTGGCGGCCGCCGCCCTACcggccgccgccgcccgcgccggcGCCGCGCCCGGCCTCCGGCGACGCGGGCTCGGTGGACGTGCACTACGAGTGGGACCGCGCCACGCGCACGCCCACGCCCTCCACCCCGGAGCGACCGCGGCCGCGCCCGTCGCGGGACGATGTCGAAGCCCGTGTGCGAGCCATGAAAGAGGAATTCTTGGAATTCCGCAAGCGGCAGGCGCTGCGCCGCCGCTCGCCGGAGCCGCTgtccgcgccgccgccgctgtCGCAGCTCCCGCCGCTGTCGCAATTGCCGCCGTTGTCCCAACTCCCGCCGCTGTCACAGTTGCCGCCGCTGTCGCTGTCGTCGGCGCCCGCGGAGACGGTGTGTTGA
- the LOC106129156 gene encoding protein turtle isoform X1: MGWRAVHPPHIAAGLLLLLLGNLPVTCHQDHQDAVHITAILGESVVFNCQVDFPEDIPVPYVLQWEKKVGETGQDIPIYIWYESYPTHSGEGYEGRVSRVAPDSPYGAASLNLTNIRESDQGWYECKVVFLNRSPNQHKNGTWFHLDVHAPPRFSITPEDIIYVNLGDAIILNCQAEGTPTPEILWYKDANPVEPSGTVGIFNDGTELRISNIRPDDIGDYTCIARNGEGQVSHTARVIIAGGAVITMPPTNQTKLEGEKVQFSCEAKALPGNVTVKWFREGAPVAEVAALETRVTIQRDGALVINPVAADDSGQYLCEVSNGIGKPQSASAYLNVEYPAKVTFTPTVQYLPFRLAGVVQCYIKANPPLQYVTWTKDKRLLEPYQTKDIVIMNNGSLLFTRVNQNHQGRYTCTPYNAQGTQGSSGPMEVLVRKPPAFTVEPEPLYQRKVGESVEMHCEAQEAEGTQRPSVTWRRRDGLPLQKTRVRALGGNITIDTLRRQDFGIYQCVASNEVATIVADTQLVIEGTQPHAPYNVSGAATEFQVALRWQAGYAGGPDYKQDYTIWYREAGFSDWTKVPVTPSGATSVTINRLQPGTTYEFQVNSKNTIGEGMMSKAITIRTLDVGAKPKAPPTPAGPVDEKIFQNAPEGSGPKSGPPRNLTVTEVHNGFLITWQAPLERAPLVQYYTIKYRTDAQWKTLNRGQIRPEETSYLVKNLVGGRTYYFRVLANSATSYESSEEVKFPVPARVKHKAITAGVVGGILFFIVAIILSVCAVKICNKRKRRKQEKAYNMVAARLTDLRAAQSTQVPFKKFRERGISGIVQCLRFTANWVWPASRCGGAAQYWPAPAASPAPPASPAPSASPAPSPAPSSSDDGGFLPRLRAPLRPSAAPPLVRASSPALAVHWPPWPPWPPWAAAWTPWSPLHVSDLSSVPFPSSAESSFPTPPSPFRLRALRLEAAARGGRRRERAAPRHARPPPHEASPESRSSSSGFGSKNASSSQHNRSSRAGSLAEWRPPPYRPPPPAPAPRPASGDAGSVDVHYEWDRATRTPTPSTPERPRPRPSRDDVEARVRAMKEEFLEFRKRQALRRRSPEPLSAPPPLSQLPPLSQLPPLSQLPPLSQLPPLSLSSAPAETVC, from the exons ATGGGCTGGCGCGCCGTGCACCCGCCGCACATCGCCGCCGGCTTGCTGCTGCTACTGCTGGGGAACCTGCCAG TGACCTGCCACCAAGACCACCAGGATGCGGTGCACATCACGGCGATCCTCGGCGAGAGCGTCGTGTTCAACTGCCAGGTGGACTTTCCTGAGGACATCCCAGTGCCGTACGTGTTGCAGTGGGAGAAGAAGGTAGGCGAAACG GGACAGGATATTCCCATCTACATCTGGTACGAGAGCTACCCGACCCACAGCGGGGAGGGCTACGAGGGGAGGGTGTCGCGCGTCGCCCCGGACTCACCGTATGGCGCGGCCAGTCTCAACCTCACCAATATACGGGAGTCAGACCAG GGCTGGTACGAGTGTAAGGTGGTGTTCCTCAACCGGTCCCCCAACCAGCACAAGAACGGCACCTGGTTCCACCTGGACGTGCACGCGCCACCGAGGTTCTCCATCACACCGGAAGACATTATATACGTTAATTTAG GTGACGCCATAATCCTCAACTGCCAGGCAGAGGGCACTCCCACACCTGAAATCCTCTGGTACAAGGACGCGAACCCAGTCGAACCTTCAGGAACCGTGGGCATCTTCAACGATGGCACGGAACTGCGGATCAGTAACATCAGACCTGATGACATTGGAGACTATACATGCATCGCGAGAAATGGCGAGGGCCAGGTGTCGCATACAGCGCGGGTCATCATCGCCGGTGGAGCTGTCATCACC ATGCCTCCAACCAATCAAACCAAGCTAGAAGGGGAGAAAGTTCAGTTCTCCTGTGAAGCCAAGGCCCTACCCGGGAATGTGACAGTGAAGTGGTTCAGAGAGGGGGCTCCAGTGGCCGAGGTGGCAGCCCTGGAGACCAGGGTCACAATCCAGAGAGATGGCGCGCTGGTCATCAATCCTGTTGCGGCTGATGACTCAGGGCAGTACCTGTGTGAAGTCTCCAATGGGATCGGGAAACCACAGAGCGCTTCGGCCTATTTGAATGTTGAAT ACCCCGCCAAAGTGACGTTCACCCCAACCGTACAATACCTGCCGTTCCGCCTCGCTGGCGTCGTCCAGTGCTACATAAAGGCCAACCCTCCTCTTCAATATGTGACCTGGACTAAGGACAAGCGACTGCTGGAGCCGTACCAGACGAAGGACATCGTGATCATGAACAACGGCTCTCTTCTGTTTACCCGCGTCAATCAGAATCATCAG GGAAGGTACACGTGCACACCGTACAACGCTCAAGGCACGCAAGGATCTTCAGGCCCAATGGAAGTGCTGGTGAGGAAACCTCCAGCGTTCACCGTGGAACCGGAGCCTTTGTATCAGAGAAAG GTGGGCGAATCAGTAGAGATGCATTGCGAGGCACAAGAGGCGGAGGGCACGCAGCGGCCCAGCGTGACGTGGCGGCGGCGCGACGGGCTGCCGCTGCAGAAGACGCGCGTGCGGGCGCTCGGTGGGAACATCACCATAGACACGCTGCGGAGACAGGACTTCGGCATCTACCAGTGCGTCGCGTCCAATGAG GTGGCGACGATCGTGGCGGACACGCAGCTGGTGATCGAGGGCACGCAGCCGCACGCGCCCTACAACGTGTCGGGCGCCGCCACCGAGTTCCAGGTGGCGCTGCGCTGGCAGGCGGGCTACGCGGGCGGCCCGGACTACAAGCAGGACTACACCATCTGGTACCGCGAGGCCGGCTTCTCCGACTGGACCAAAGTGCCGGTCACGCCCTCGGGGGCCACTTCT GTCACCATAAACAGACTTCAACCCGGGACCACCTACGAGTTCCAGGTCAACAGTAAGAACACCATTGGAGAAGGCATGATGAGCAAAGCAATAACCATCAGAACTTTAg ATGTAGGCGCCAAGCCGAAAGCGCCACCGACCCCCGCGGGGCCCGTGGACGAAAAGATATTTCAGAACGCGCCTGAAGGCTCCG GTCCGAAGTCCGGCCCCCCGCGGAACCTGACGGTGACTGAGGTCCACAACGGCTTCCTCATCACGTGGCAGGCGCCGCTGGAGCGCGCGCCGCTGGTGCAGTACTACACCATCAAGTACCGCACCGACGCGCAGTGGAAGACCCTCAACCGGGGGCAGATACGGCCCGAGGAGACCAGCTATTTAG TCAAGAACCTAGTTGGCGGACGGACGTACTACTTCCGAGTGTTGGCCAACTCCGCGACCAGTTACGAGAGCTCCGAAGAGGTGAAGTTCCCGGTGCCGGCACGGGTCAAGCACAAAGCGATCACGGCCGGCGTGGTGGGAGGAATACTGTTCTTCATCGTCGCCATCATACTGTCTGTATGCGCGGTCAAGATCTGCAACAAAAGGAAGAGAAGAAAGCAGGAGAAAG CATACAACATGGTAGCCGCGCGCCTCACCGACCTTCGCGCCGCTCAAAGCACTCAAGTGCCTTTTAAGAA ATTTAGAGAACGCGGAATATCGGGTATAGTGCAGTGTTTGCGCTTCACCGCTAACTGGGTGTGGCCGGCGTCGCGctgcggcggcgcggcgcagTACTGGCCGGCGCCCGCCGCCTCCCCCGCGCCCCCCGCCTCCCCCGCGCCCTCCGCCTCGCCCGCGCCCTCGCCCGCGCCCTCCTCCTCCGACGACGGCGGCTTCCTGCCGCGCCTGCGCGCCCCGCTGCGGCCctccgccgcgccgccgctcGTGCGGGCCTCCTCGCCCGCCCTGGCCGTGCACTGGCCGCCCTGGCCGCCGTGGCCGCCCTGGGCCGCCGCCTGGACGCCCTGGTCGCCGCTGCACGTGTCCGACCTCAGCTCGGTGCCGTTCCCGAGCTCGGCGGAGAGCTCGTTCCCGACGCCGCCGTCGCCGTTCCGGCTGCGCGCGCTGCGGCTggaggcggcggcgcgcggtGGGCGGCGCCGCGAGCGGGCCGCGCCGCGCCacgcgcgcccgccgccgcacGAGGCCTCGCCCGAAAGCCGCAGCTCGTCCAGCGGGTTCGGCAGCAAGAACGCGTCGTCGTCGCAGCACAACCGCAGCAGCCGCGCGGGCAGCCTGGCGGAGTGGCGGCCGCCGCCCTACcggccgccgccgcccgcgccggcGCCGCGCCCGGCCTCCGGCGACGCGGGCTCGGTGGACGTGCACTACGAGTGGGACCGCGCCACGCGCACGCCCACGCCCTCCACCCCGGAGCGACCGCGGCCGCGCCCGTCGCGGGACGATGTCGAAGCCCGTGTGCGAGCCATGAAAGAGGAATTCTTGGAATTCCGCAAGCGGCAGGCGCTGCGCCGCCGCTCGCCGGAGCCGCTgtccgcgccgccgccgctgtCGCAGCTCCCGCCGCTGTCGCAATTGCCGCCGTTGTCCCAACTCCCGCCGCTGTCACAGTTGCCGCCGCTGTCGCTGTCGTCGGCGCCCGCGGAGACGGTGTGTTGA